In Pristiophorus japonicus isolate sPriJap1 chromosome 3, sPriJap1.hap1, whole genome shotgun sequence, the sequence actttgtctctttagaatttgctgtaatgtggccctttttgatagaaacatagaaacatagaaaataggtgtaggagtaggccattcggcccttcgagcctgcaccatcattcaataaaatcatggctgatcattcacctcagtacccctttcctgctttctctccataccccttgatccctttagctgtaagggccatatctaactccctcttgaactgacatcaacaaatctctgcagcagggaattccacaggttaacaactctctgagtgaagaagtttctcctaatctcagtcccaaatggtctaccccttatcctaagactgtgtcccctggttctggacttccgcaacatcgggaacattcttcttgcatctaacctgtcccgtcctgtcagaatcttatacgtttctatgagatcccctctcatccttctaaactccagtgtataaaggcctagttgatccagtctctcccgcctaattaggatatccttcaattcctccttctcactagaccctcggtcccctagtacacctggaaggttatttgtgtcttccttcgtgaagacagaacgtggctaacaagggaaattagggatcgtgttaaatccaaggaagaggcagataaattgaccagaaaaagcagcaaacgtaaggactgggagaaatttagaattcagcagaagaggacaaagggtttaattaggaggggggaaatagagtatgagagaaagcttgctgggaacataaaaactgactgcaaaagcttctatagatatgtgaagagaaaaagattagtgaagacaaacataggtcccttgcagtcagaatcaggtgaatttataatggggaacaaagaaatgacagaccaattgaccaaatactttggttctatcttcacgaaggaagacacaaataaccttctggaaatactagggaaccgagggtctagcaagaaggaagaactgaaggaaatccttattagtcaggaaattgtgttagggaaattgatgggattgaaggccgataaatcccgagggcctgatagtttgcatcccagagtacttaaggaagtggccctagaaatagtggatgcattggtgatcattttccaacagtcgatcgaatctggatcagttcctatggactggaaggtagctaatataacaccactttttaaaaaaggagggagggagaaaacagggaattataaactggttagcctgacatcagtagcggggaaaatgttggaatcaattattgaagatgaaatagcagcgcatttggaaaacagtgacaggatcggttcaagtcagcatggattaatgaaagggaaatcatgcttgacaaatcttttggattttttgaggatgtaactagtagagtggacaagggagaaccagtggatgtggtgtatttggattttcaaaaggcttttaacaaggtcccacacacgagatttgtgatatcttcacagagcacaagcacacatagcttctgacatggcaggcaactctctcggaagcctctggaatctgcctggttctgtttattattaactatgcagctgcagtacataatacgtccacatccacagtgtgaagctacaaacattacaagcttccagacattacacttctccctccttaatgaagacgttattataacaacatcatatataacttacataactttcatgtttatacataacacaggatataaacttatttttttatccatatttacaaatttaactttaccacttgttttctgtttagtgtcatctgcaaatttggagatattacactcaattccttcatccttcatccaaatcattgatgtatcttgtaaagagctggggtcccagcactgagccctgcagcactccactaatcactgcctcccattccaaaaaggatccatttatcccgactctctgcttcctgtctgccaaccaattattTATCCACgctattacattacccccaataccatgcgctttgattttgcacaccaatctcttatgtggggccttgtcaaaggccttttgaaagtccaatacaccacatccattggttgtcTCTTGTCcattatactagttacatcctcaaaaaattccagaagattcgtcaagcatgattttccttcataaatccatgctgacttggatcgatcctgtgaaTACCAGAGAAATTTATTTAAATCCCAAAATGGTTTcagcaataaatgggactaagtctTGTTGCAAATTTATTTGCCAAACTGAAATGCTGAAGAATTGACCACTCTTGAAACGATTATGAGACAAGCAGTCTTCATTCTTATGAGTTCCATTTTCAATCTCTTTCTTGAAGTCACTACACTAAATTGTCAATGTAATTGATTGAATGGATGGGGCCAAATTCCTTAAGATGTCCTGTTGGACTCCCAGGAATGCAGTGGAAAGATTGAAAAAAAGTCTGGGTCCCGGATACAGCAAGTCGAGGTCTTAGTGTTAGCTATGGCTCATTTGTAACAATCTCACGCATGAGTCAGAAGGGCATGGGTTCACGtaacactccagagtcttgagcacaaaattaaGGGCTGTCACtttagtgaagtactgagggagtgctgcactgtcagaggcactgGCTTTttaataagacattaaaccgaggtcccatctgccctctgtgGTAGATGTAGAAAAACCTataccactattttgaagaagcactGGGGAGTTCCCTTTCCCCTGGtcttgaaaaaaagacttgcatttatagagtgactttcatgacctcaggactttccaaatgctttacagacaatgaagtactttttaagtgtattcAATGTTGTAATGTTGTAAACCCAGTACcaaattatgcacagcaagctcccacaagcagcaatgtgataatgaccaaataatctgttttagtgatgtggattgagggataaatattccccaggacaccaacaataACTCCCCTACTCATCTTCAATAttttgcactggagtatcagcctagatttttgtgcttaagtctctggagtgggacttgaacccacaaactactgactcagagatgagagtgctacccactgagccatagctgacaacaCCTTGGCCAAAATTTattccacaaccaacatcactaatacagattatctaCTCATTTTTATTTTATTTCAGCTCCATTGAGAATTTCCACTTTGCCTTTAAAGTGATGGAATCACTGGCTGCCACTTCCAAGGCCAATTGCACGGAGGAGCCTCAATTTCGCCTCACGCGGCGGGATCGATGCGACCGGGGTAGGTGGTATGTGGTAAGCCCACTCCCGACTTGAGCCGGCTCTCTGTCCCGAATAATCTGTgacttgggcttgttaagcccgtctgatgacgttatttgatgaagcgtcatcaaccggtttccttaaagggaccatgcgcacaatgattttgacagttcttctgtcagtgttctacagcactgaggtgctgcaaacactgacaaacactgcacagaggtgcacggctgcacccaggctctcccatgactccctccagatgcttatggcaggaGTCACAGCGCGCAGGAAGTTTCTCTTCCCTTCGCATGGGCGAAAGAGATCTCCCCAGAACacgaatgcagcctggttgcacattacacaggagggcacagacagggatgtcatcaggaggagctggctgcagtgacgcaaacttttcaattatctcagtagatcacaagatgttactgcaaagccacacacaacctcatcctgctataccactcatcacatccccatcactctgccttccctactctactcctgtacatccttactcacagcaatttagcttgcacctccactcatccctctctttctatctacattatcacttccccacctcactagccacctcgaacactcaccctcatccttgaccaatcataccaactaacaacacagaagGGGAGGCACTTggagtcctttagccaatgtttatgTGACATTTATgttgatgtgctgtcaaacattaaaatcgTTATTTTCAGCAgacttgtgtgcacctttgaagtggcttagtgagttatagtgaatggtgacacataagggcattcccccccccacccacaatggtgatgagtgtgaaagaaatggcttgggcattacagaaatgctttatggagctggtgtggggtggtgccaacctggcgcatcaagtggcagccagggtgtacaacgtcAAATGAATTAAATCTGGCCTGCCTCCCTGACAGCAATgtagtcgggtgctgatgtcctgtgtcctgtgcagcatcaggtgattgcggagaaggttggtgtttttgttggtgatgctggtgtgtttaatgatattggtgttggggctgatcgtggtggaattatgagaaccaaggtgagatttttcaagggcatcgatgctgctggaatagatggcaggtgaggttgagatgacagaagcgatctggcaATGGTGTGAGAGGTTGCTCCAACACTTCCAAATGGCATACAGGTCAAAAGTcccttccaaaacctgaaggcttcagcttctgactttggaaagtgaacagctgtgaaatggtagcttttataccacttctgcagctgtcaactagccaaagtgatGGAGAGTTACTGAGACATCGACTGCACTTACCGGGCATGTTCCTCGTGTGATGACAAACCCAgcaaaaagttggtaaaattgtatgtacctgcttttaagcctcttaactagcattcaaCGACATTTTAATGATTAATTAACTGGCCTgctgcttgctgtcgggtctgcgatcTGCACACAgtcctgacaggtcagaaactcacacagAGGTGGGTTCAGAGCAAAATCCCCACCTACTGTCAATCAGGGCTATTTTGACAACGGgtctgcctccaaacccgcactcacagggctgggaggATTCGGGCCAGTGGGTGTGGCAGGGGATGGGGACTCCCTATGTTGGGAGTTCCTGCTTCTGCAGCCCATGAAAGACCGGGTGTAATACTGGAGGCTGTTTGGCCTAGTGAGAAGAAGCATACCAGCCTCAAGAAAGGTGGAAGTATGTCTCAGCAGGGGAGGTCCGGGTCAAGGAAATGGCACCTGTACAAATAAGATGGTCTCCTATTGGCCTCACAAACTCCAGCAGGATCAGCAGTGGATGCCACCAGTGGGCACGTTCCTGTCAGTTCTGGCCCATTCCTTTTCCACATCTCTAATTACTCACTTTAAAGATATTCACAAGGTGAGGTCATTGTGGTAAGATACTCTGAATGAGACCACAAGATACCACCTGTGCTTTGGACAATTTCTATGAGGATCCAAAAATAAGTGAGTTAAACAAGATGACTATGTAATAAAGGGTATTTTATTACATTGACCAATGTTTCAACAGAATAAGGTCATGTTTTACAATGGTAGACTAGAAGTCCCTCATTCGCCTGAAAGATCCAATAGTTGAGTTAATGCCGCCCCAGTCACTGAATCTCCTGTATTCACCGGGTCTCATGAAGTACTGTCGGCCTCTGTAGTTGGGCTGTTCATAGAAGTTCCAGTAACCGTCCATCACATGGCAGGAGTGAATGTCACGGTAACGGAAACGATCGTAGACAGATGGACAGTCATCCATGAATTCCATCATCTGTCCTCCAAAGTCAGGCCTCTCGTAAATCTTCATTCTATAGTTTCCACCTCGGTACTGGAATAGAAATAAGATAACATTAGTGATGACACTGCAAATATACATTTTGTACATGTAAAAAAAGAAATACCTGATAAGGGAGGGAATATAGTGGGTCCTAGATGATGTCATCAACAATGAGAACAAAGCTGAGATAATTTATCAACAACGATTGAACAGGTTGGTTATGTTTGAAGCTTGTTATCAGCAGGCAGCTCTGAGGTAATTTCATACTGTAAAGCAGTGAAGTGTCTGTAAGAGTAGATCTGGGACTGATATTAGTTGATGCACACAGACGGAGATTTGTCAATAGCAGTAAAAATTTAAATGTACTTTTTGTTCCTAGTGTGAGGAGACGGCTTCTCTGGGTGGGGACAGCTTTCTCTTTCTTTTAATGTCTTAAACTATCAGAGTGACTATTTGGACTGCGCCCCTTTTTATGCATGGGCCCTCGATTCGGTCATGCATGCACAGTGCGACGTACGAGGAAGCCGGAAGTTGGGCCATGAATCATGTGGAGCAGTCAGCTGCCGCTGGAGCTGCTTTTCGTTTGTTGGTTATCTG encodes:
- the LOC139259975 gene encoding gamma-crystallin S-1-like isoform X1, with amino-acid sequence MNRLGVIIFYEDRNFQGRHYECSTDSADLSSYFSRCNSIRVESDWWVLYEKPNYMGYQYVLSRGEYPDYQRWMGFNDNIRSCRTYPYVSGNYRMKIYERPDFGGQMMEFMDDCPSVYDRFRYRDIHSCHVMDGYWNFYEQPNYRGRQYFMRPGEYRRFSDWGGINSTIGSFRRMRDF
- the LOC139259975 gene encoding gamma-crystallin S-1-like isoform X3, producing MNKIIFYEDRNFQGRHYECSTDSADLSSYFSRCNSIRVESDWWVLYEKPNYMGYQYVLSRGEYPDYQRWMGFNDNIRSCRTYPYYRGGNYRMKIYERPDFGGQMMEFMDDCPSVYDRFRYRDIHSCHVMDGYWNFYEQPNYRGRQYFMRPGEYRRFSDWGGINSTIGSFRRMRDF
- the LOC139259975 gene encoding gamma-crystallin S-1-like isoform X2, which gives rise to MTVNMQIIFYEDRNFQGRHYECSTDSADLSSYFSRCNSIRVESDWWVLYEKPNYMGYQYVLSRGEYPDYQRWMGFNDNIRSCRTYPYVSGNYRMKIYERPDFGGQMMEFMDDCPSVYDRFRYRDIHSCHVMDGYWNFYEQPNYRGRQYFMRPGEYRRFSDWGGINSTIGSFRRMRDF